The nucleotide sequence GTTGACTCATCAAATTCTTGAATAATTCTTAAAAAATATTTATTATAATTCGCGTTTTTATCAAACATATTATCCTTTCCCTTAAGGTTATATTAATTAAATATTTGTTTTTTATTTTAATAAGTATTTTACTATTTTATTCAATTTCTAAATAAATAACTGAAAATGATTATAAATTAACATTGTGAGATAGGATAAATATGGACTCAATCATGTAAAAAAATAGATGAAATTTTATTTAACATTCAACTTTTAATGTTGTTTGATGTATGATTTAGGTGTCATTTACGAGTTTATAATATTGGTGCTGATTTTTTGTTAATTTGTATAAATTATTTGATGGTTTGGTGTAAAAAAATGGTGTGAAGAAGATAACTGTTTAGTTATCTTCAAATCTTCTTCTGTCAATTAATTCTTGACGTTTACCTGGGTTCCAACCGCCTGATGCAGATTTTGCACGTCCGACTTGTTGAACGTATCCGGTAATTCTGTCATACCATTCTACATCTTCGCTTTCACCGCAGGTAGGACAAGTATTATTTAATCCTTTCATTAAGGTTTTACATTTTAAACAGAAACTTAATGCTGAGCTGTAAGCCCAGAATCCGATATCGGATTTTCTTGCAATTTTATTGGTTAAACTCATTAAGGAATCTGGATCGGAGTATGATTCTCCCATGAATGCATGGAAGATGTGTCCACCAGGAGTTAAACCGTGATATTGTTCTTCAATTTTGATTTTTTCAATTAATGATAATCCTGTGTCTACTGGTACATGTGAGGAGTTTGTGTAGTAGTTAGCATTACCTTCACCCTGTACGATTGCCTGATCACCGAATAGTTTTTTATCGAGAGTTGCAAATCTGTATGCAGTAGATTCAGCAGGAGTTTGGATAACAGACCATCTGAGTCCAGTTTCTTCTTTTAATTTTTCTGCTCTGTTATTGATGTATTCAATACATTTTACACCGAATTTATTGGATTCAGGATTTTCGATACCTTCTCCGAATAAGGATAATAACATTTCGTTAAGTCCTACAAAACCAAAGGATAAAGTTGAATTTTCAATTCTGTAGTATGATTCTTCTCCTACTTTCTGTTTTAAGAATGGTAAGATATGGAAATCATTTAAACATTTTAATCCTTGTTCTCTTCTGAGCATTAAGGTTTCAACAGCTAAATCCATATATTCGTCAAGGTATTCGAATACTTGATTTTCATCTTTGGACTGGTATCCGATTCTTGGTAAGTTTAAAGTAACATATGCGAGGTTACCGGTTCTTAAACAGTCTTTGTCCCAGTCACCGGTCCATGTGTCTTGTAAACAGGTTCTGCATCCCATGTAGTTTGCCATTTGTCCTCTGTATTCAGGGAACATGTTGACAAAGTAGGATGAACCGTATTTTGCAGACAATTCGTGGACTAAACGTAAGTCATCTTCGTATTCACTGGTCATTGTCTCAGGTCTTAATGTGTAAATGGTATTTGGGAATAAATGAGGTTTACCTTCATTGTCTCCTGCGAGTAAAGTTTCAGTGAATGCTCTTTGAATTAATCTGGTTTCGTCTTCAAAGTCTGCGTAAGTTCCAACTACTTCACCTTTTGGTCCGTATGCAGTTTCTTCTTTTAAGAAATCAGGAACACCAAATTCTAATGCCATACTGGTAAATGGAACTTGTGATCCTCTTGCTGCATATGCCATATTCAAGTTATATACAAGCATTTGAACTGCCTGTTTGATTTCATCGTAAGTTCTGCCTCTTGCAAATGGTGCAACAAATACATTCCATAAGGACATTGACTGTCCACCGGACATGTTCTGTTGTGCTGCAAGCATGATTTCACCGGTGTGGTTCATTAAAGTTTCCATGTGGTTTGGTGCACCTGCAATGGAGGTGTGGTCACCGGTACCGTCTACTTTAAGTCCGTATCTGATGAAAGTTCTTATATCATGCTGGAGACAGTTTAGAGGTCTTCCTGCGAAGAATTCTAAATCGTGAATGTGAATGTCCCCGGACATGTGTGCATCTGCTAAGTGTGCAGGTAACATTTTTAAGAGTGCATATTGTTTTAATGCTTCGTCTGCTACATGCTTGTGGATACTTTCTGGGTTGTGAATCATGTTTGCGTTATCTCTGTTACCGTTTTCAATTAATGAGGTAATGTTGTAAACAGGGATACCTAAACGTGTGTAACGGCTTCTTAAGTCTTCTAAACCGTATTCGATTAATTTTGTGTTAACCATTTCCCTGATCATTGGGGCGGTTAAGTATTCAACATTTAATTTTTTGAGTTCTTTCCAGGTTTCAGTAGCAATTTCAAAAGCGGTTTCTTGGCTAGCACCGGTTTCTTCAATTAAGGTGTTAGCGATTTTTGATAAATCAAATGCTTCAATAGTGTCTCTTGAAGTACGTACTTTTAATTGGGTACTTGCTAAGTATTTGTTTGCAATTTCTGGGTCAATATCTTCAAGGCATTCGTGTACAATCTTTTTGATTTCTTTGGTTTTAATTCCGTCGTATAATTGAGATACTACTGTAGCTACAATTTTATCAGATTCAAAAAATGGGGTTTCAACCATTACTAATGATTTTACTAGCTTTTCATAGCTAAATCTTTCTTTAATACCGTTATTTTTTTCTACATTAATTTTAACGGTTTCATTTAAATTATTTCCTAGTTCTGAAATTTTTTCCATTTAATTCACACCATTTTCCTAGTTTTTTAAAAAGTTTCATTATCCAATTGAGAGCAGGTACTCTCACTTGCTATACTTTATGTCTTCACATGTATAAAAATTGTTCGTTTAGATACGAACATCTTCTATGTAATGCATAGATTTTCATAGTATATAAATTGTTCGTCTTGCAACGAACATTAATCATTTACTATGAGATATATTATATTATTAATAATAAAAATCAAATGTCCGAGAGCATTTGAGAAGTAATGTCACTAGAAGAAAACGTCCAGTGAGCTTTGTTTGGATTTATCACTTTCAAACAGCGAGTTAATACCAAACTCCTGAATCTCTAAACGTTGTCTTAAGTATGGAGATATCGGATATCTGTTAATCAGCTCCTGTGAAATTTCAAGGTACTTTGTAACAGACCCTTTTGAAACTGAAAGGATTAAATTACCTCCGCATTTTTGGCATTTTCCAGTAAGCGGTATTCTACGGTATTTTGATCCACACTTAGTACATCTTACCTTCTGTTTAGAGAATGCTCTTGAATTACCCATGATGTCAGGTAAGAAATGAGAGGACAATACTTTTTCAACAACTCCTCTTTGGTCAACTGCCCTGATTTTTTCAGCCAGACTGATTTGGGCTTCAACTTTTTCCCGCATAGACGGCAATGTCTTGTAAAGGCAGATTGTAGGTCCTGCATGAATATTGGATGTGTGATGGGAAAACATCAGTCCTTCGTACTGCTGCGGTGTTCCCAAATGCATTTCAACATTGTCTATATACTCCAGAACTTCAGCAGGCTTAAGAGGGCTGTATGTTTTTTCATAAAATTCAACAGGGAACCTTTCAAAGATATCGAGGTTGTGAGATTCGTCATCTATCTCTTCCGGGTCAATTCTTGTGGATAAAACTAAAGGAGCATCCATACTGCCTCCTCTAGTATTCGGTAAGTATGATTTTGAAAAGTTTAGGATAGCATCCAGGAGCAGCATGACTGCATCTTCGTCACTGTCACAGTTTCTACGTTTTGCAGAGTGGAAATAAGGGTGTGCATAGCAGCCAAGCGCTTTTGTAAATCCTACAATCCTTCCAAGCACTCCTGCAGATGTGTGCGGTGCTAGCCCTGCTACCAAATGTCCGATCAAATCACTTTTCTCTTTAACATTGTAGAATGGCTCCATGCCATAAAATCTTGTAAGCTCATCGTCAATGAATTTTGCTGTTCTAAGCAGGTATTCACCACAATTGTTTGATATTACAATGTCCTGAACTCTTAACTCTATGATTTGATCTTCATTTTCTATCGGATTTCCGTAACAGTCTTTTTCATATCCCATTTCTTTAAGCTTTTCAACAGTAACTCCAATTTCTTTTGGAATGAAATGTGTTAACGGTAAATCGGTTGAATCGTGACGTATAGTTCCGTCTTTAAAAGTAAATACTTCGTTTTTAGCTCTCAATATTCCCTTTTCAAGAGGTTCTGCCAGTTTTGATTCTGAAATCATACCGACTACACCTTTCACTTCATCAACTCTTCTTACTTTAACATTGTCTGATGCTTTCTTAAGCATTGAAGCTAAAGGTATGCTTCTCTCACTTGGTTTTCCGATTTCAGTTGGACTTCCGCATTTCGGACAAAGTGAATTGTTTGAGCTTATTCCGCATGAAGGATTTGTACATTTTCTTCTGGCTATTTCTACTTTAATATTACCTTTTTTGGCTGCTGTCGCAATTAGTCTTCTGGATCCGCCATAATTTCCAATAGGGAATAATACGTGAGGTGCAGGTCTCATTAATCTTTCTTTTGATTTTTCAGGTCGGCCTACACGGGTTCCTATATATGCCGGAGCCTTGTTTTTGATTTCAATCGGTGAAACTTCATTTACCGCGTCAATTGTAGTTTCCTTTTCCGGCAATTTTTGAGGTAAAGTTACCAGAAGTGCATAGGAGTGGTCTTTATCTATAATGATTTTGCCGTCACGGACAATGTGGGGAACGCCGATGACTTCAAGCACTCTTTTCGGATATGACAGTTCCAGTTCCAATTCTCCGTTTGGTTTATAATTCTTTTTAGCTTCAAGTATCAGTTCAATTAATGAATTCAAATCATCAATGGTTACATCATTATAACAGTAAGTGTATTTTGGGTGAAGCGGAATGTTATAGTTCTTTGACAGTGTAAGCGCTTCTGCAGATGAAAGATATTCGTATTCAAGTTTATGCAAATCCAAATCATTGTTGTCTTTATCGAAGTTTTCACTTTGCACTAAAAGCTGAATCCACCATTCTTCAACCCATCCTGATGGATATAAAGGTTGGTTGTTTCTTAAGAATTCTCCAAACGCAACAAGCATATCTCCCAGGAATAATATTTCAGTAACGTCTTTTTTAAGCTCACGTGCCTGGCGAACGCTGTCGATTATTACAACATCTCCATTTTTAAGTTTAACGGTTGGTCCTTCTATGGAATCAACAGGCACAACACAGTTTCCTTTACCAGGGTATTCGATTTTAAGCTGAGTTCCCACAGCTAAAAACTCAAGCAGCGCCATTGTTGCCGGATGAACTCCCATTGTAGCAAGACCTGTGTTTCTGGAACGTCCGTATCTTAATCTGAAAGCTCCTTTTTCTGAAGGGTATCCGAGAATTGGCCTTCCTCCGATAATATCCTGAATGTATTTAGGTTCGCTTACAATATCTGAATCTCCTCCATCATCTCCTCCTGAGGAATCGTCTTTTTTAGGTTTTGAATACTCTGTAAGCCATTCCCAGTCAAGTCCAAGTTTTTTTGAAATCTTGTGGATTTTTTTGGATTTCTGGATAACTCCCTCTACCATCGCAAGTAAAGCTCCTCCACGGATATTGTTTGTTTCTACACGTTCCAAATCTCTGTGGGATACTTCTACCTGGTCAGTTTGTTCTCCTGAAACTTCTACGGGAATATGATTTGCGGCAAATCTCACTTCTTCTGGTGTTGGTGAGTATTGTAAATTTGTAACTTCTGATTCGTAAAGTTCTACTTCCTCTACATATCTTTCAATTTCATCTTCAATTGGTTTAAATGCATCAATACCAATAGCTTGTCTGATTTTATCTCCTAAAAGTACTGCAAGAGCTGCTGCTGTACCTCCCGCACTTCTGATAGGTCCTGCAAAATAAACTCCGATATATTTTGTTCCGTCAAAGTTGTCTTTGATTTTAACATCGGAAATTCCTTCCAGAGGTGCTGCTACTACTCCTTCTGTCAGAATTGCCAGTGCGGTTCTCAAACCCTGGTCGCATCTCTGTTCCTGGTTCCAGCTTGCCTTTTCACCGGTAAGCTCAAATTTCTCGGATGCGATTTCAGCTGCAATTTCAAATGCAACAGATTCCCTATCCATATCTTTTTCTAATTCCTTGATACGTTGCGCTACCCCTTCAGGACCAACTAACCCTTCTACTCTTTCTGCTAAATCCTTTGCAAGAGGTACTTCTGTTTCTGTTTCCACATCCAGACCTTTAGACCTAGCCTCATTAGCTATATCGTATAGGTGATGGGTTTCTTTTTCTAATCTATCAAAATAATCCATGGTATCGCCACAAGTTACAAAAATTAATTCAGTATAATATAGTTAGATTTTCATAATATTTGAATATTTTCAACATTGAAATTCATGATAAAAAAAAGTTAAATATGTTGTTTAATAAACTTTATAATATTGTAATTTGACAGTTGAATTTTTATTAATATTGCTATTATGGTGATTTTAATGTCAGATAAAAAACCAATTAATGCCATGTACGGCCAAAAAATGAAATTAGATTTAGACAAAATCAGAAACAGAAAATCAAAAACAGAAGAAACTTCTAAAGAAGTTACTGAAGAATCTGTTGTTGAAAAAGTCGCTAGCAAACCTGTTGTTGAAGAACCTGTTGTAGAGGAAGTTGCAGAGGAACCTGTTGTTGAAGAACCTGTTGAGGAAGCTAGTGATGATGCATCTGGAGATGATGTTGAAGAAGTAATCAATGAGCCTGTTGTAGAAGAGGTAATTGATGATCCTGTAGTTGATGGAGTTATCGATGATGTTGAAGAAGAAAAGGCCTCTCAAACAG is from uncultured Methanobrevibacter sp. and encodes:
- the nrdD gene encoding anaerobic ribonucleoside-triphosphate reductase, with translation MEKISELGNNLNETVKINVEKNNGIKERFSYEKLVKSLVMVETPFFESDKIVATVVSQLYDGIKTKEIKKIVHECLEDIDPEIANKYLASTQLKVRTSRDTIEAFDLSKIANTLIEETGASQETAFEIATETWKELKKLNVEYLTAPMIREMVNTKLIEYGLEDLRSRYTRLGIPVYNITSLIENGNRDNANMIHNPESIHKHVADEALKQYALLKMLPAHLADAHMSGDIHIHDLEFFAGRPLNCLQHDIRTFIRYGLKVDGTGDHTSIAGAPNHMETLMNHTGEIMLAAQQNMSGGQSMSLWNVFVAPFARGRTYDEIKQAVQMLVYNLNMAYAARGSQVPFTSMALEFGVPDFLKEETAYGPKGEVVGTYADFEDETRLIQRAFTETLLAGDNEGKPHLFPNTIYTLRPETMTSEYEDDLRLVHELSAKYGSSYFVNMFPEYRGQMANYMGCRTCLQDTWTGDWDKDCLRTGNLAYVTLNLPRIGYQSKDENQVFEYLDEYMDLAVETLMLRREQGLKCLNDFHILPFLKQKVGEESYYRIENSTLSFGFVGLNEMLLSLFGEGIENPESNKFGVKCIEYINNRAEKLKEETGLRWSVIQTPAESTAYRFATLDKKLFGDQAIVQGEGNANYYTNSSHVPVDTGLSLIEKIKIEEQYHGLTPGGHIFHAFMGESYSDPDSLMSLTNKIARKSDIGFWAYSSALSFCLKCKTLMKGLNNTCPTCGESEDVEWYDRITGYVQQVGRAKSASGGWNPGKRQELIDRRRFEDN
- the polC gene encoding DNA polymerase II large subunit, which produces MDYFDRLEKETHHLYDIANEARSKGLDVETETEVPLAKDLAERVEGLVGPEGVAQRIKELEKDMDRESVAFEIAAEIASEKFELTGEKASWNQEQRCDQGLRTALAILTEGVVAAPLEGISDVKIKDNFDGTKYIGVYFAGPIRSAGGTAAALAVLLGDKIRQAIGIDAFKPIEDEIERYVEEVELYESEVTNLQYSPTPEEVRFAANHIPVEVSGEQTDQVEVSHRDLERVETNNIRGGALLAMVEGVIQKSKKIHKISKKLGLDWEWLTEYSKPKKDDSSGGDDGGDSDIVSEPKYIQDIIGGRPILGYPSEKGAFRLRYGRSRNTGLATMGVHPATMALLEFLAVGTQLKIEYPGKGNCVVPVDSIEGPTVKLKNGDVVIIDSVRQARELKKDVTEILFLGDMLVAFGEFLRNNQPLYPSGWVEEWWIQLLVQSENFDKDNNDLDLHKLEYEYLSSAEALTLSKNYNIPLHPKYTYCYNDVTIDDLNSLIELILEAKKNYKPNGELELELSYPKRVLEVIGVPHIVRDGKIIIDKDHSYALLVTLPQKLPEKETTIDAVNEVSPIEIKNKAPAYIGTRVGRPEKSKERLMRPAPHVLFPIGNYGGSRRLIATAAKKGNIKVEIARRKCTNPSCGISSNNSLCPKCGSPTEIGKPSERSIPLASMLKKASDNVKVRRVDEVKGVVGMISESKLAEPLEKGILRAKNEVFTFKDGTIRHDSTDLPLTHFIPKEIGVTVEKLKEMGYEKDCYGNPIENEDQIIELRVQDIVISNNCGEYLLRTAKFIDDELTRFYGMEPFYNVKEKSDLIGHLVAGLAPHTSAGVLGRIVGFTKALGCYAHPYFHSAKRRNCDSDEDAVMLLLDAILNFSKSYLPNTRGGSMDAPLVLSTRIDPEEIDDESHNLDIFERFPVEFYEKTYSPLKPAEVLEYIDNVEMHLGTPQQYEGLMFSHHTSNIHAGPTICLYKTLPSMREKVEAQISLAEKIRAVDQRGVVEKVLSSHFLPDIMGNSRAFSKQKVRCTKCGSKYRRIPLTGKCQKCGGNLILSVSKGSVTKYLEISQELINRYPISPYLRQRLEIQEFGINSLFESDKSKQSSLDVFF